A region from the Lycium barbarum isolate Lr01 chromosome 8, ASM1917538v2, whole genome shotgun sequence genome encodes:
- the LOC132607662 gene encoding pentatricopeptide repeat-containing protein At1g62930, chloroplastic-like — MSREKPTGVPFIKIENLTVDGYCLRGQLDRARRVFYSMIDKTIEPDIISYSVLINGYCKKKKLAEAMQLFHEISQKVLKTVTVTYNTILQGLFEVKRIGDAKNIFAEMLSTGPVPNLCTHCSLLNGYFKYGLVEEAMLLYNRLEGKRENIDIEFYNVVINGLCKNGILDKAHVIFEKLSLIGVLPDVITYTIMINGFCLGGFLDEAKDMLRNMEDNGCLPDNVTYSVFVQGFLRCSKISEMTTFMKEMAGRSFSFDATTSELLVKVIIENPSVLDMIPELYSDYKK; from the coding sequence ATGAGCAGAGAAAAACCTACCGGTGTACCATTTATCAAAATTGAGAATTTGACTGTGGATGGATATTGCTTGCGTGGTCAACTGGATAGAGCAAGGAGAGTTTTTTATTCCATGATAGATAAGACCATTGAACCTGACATTATTAGCTATAGCGTACTAATAAATGGATACTGTAAGAAAAAGAAATTGGCCGAGGCCATGCAATTGTTCCATGAAATTTCTCAAAAGGTATTAAAAACGGTTACTGTTACCTACAATACTATCTTGCAAGGTCTATTTGAAGTTAAAAGAATAGGCGATGCAAAAAATATCTTTGCTGAGATGCTATCTACGGGGCCCGTACCTAACTTATGCACTCATTGCAGTTTGCTCAATGGTTATTTTAAGTATGGACTTGTTGAAGAAGCTATGTTACTTTATAATAGGTTGGAAGGAAAGAGagaaaatattgatattgaattCTACAATGTTGTCATTAATGGATTGTGCAAAAATGGTATACTCGACAAAGCTCATGTGATTTTTGAGAAGCTTTCTTTAATTGGAGTGCTTCCGGATGTGATAACATACACTATAATGATAAATGGATTTTGTCTTGGAGGGTTTTTGGATGAAGCTAAAGATATGCTTAGAAATATGGAGGACAACGGTTGTTTGCCAGACAATGTCACTTACAGTGTGTTTGTGCAAGGATTTCTGAGGTGTAGCAAAATTAGTGAAAtgacaactttcatgaaggaaatGGCCGGAAGGAGCTTCTCATTTGATGCAACTACATCTGAGCTACTGGTAAAGGTTATAATTGAGAATCCTTCCGTCCTTGACATGATACCAGAGCTTTACTCGGATTATAAGAAGTGA
- the LOC132607663 gene encoding 11S globulin seed storage protein Ana o 2.0101-like has translation MATTWFSLILSFLLLLHGNFAQQRYQQQQGQCQINRLNPQEPSFRMQVEAGVNEVFDPNDLQFQCAGVSLFRHVIQSRGPLLPSYTSSPLLAYVVQGEQKLMILWHNELGLPKTFQSSQQTQQGIRSSRFQDCHQRIEQFRRGDIMAFPAGAAHWVYNEGNQEVVTVVLEDASNNANQLDQNARRFFIVGNPQQGRQQQQERQYRGPMRREQCQSGNVFSGFDVEIL, from the exons ATGGCTACCACATGGTTTTCTCTTATCTTGAGTTTCCTTTTGCTTTTGCATGGCAACTTTGCTCAACAAAG GTACCAACAACAACAAGGCCAATGTCAAATTAACAGACTTAATCCACAAGAGCCATCTTTTAGAATGCAAGTTGAAGCTGGAGTTAATGAGGTTTTTGACCCAAATGATCTACAATTTCAGTGTGCTGGAGTTTCACTATTTCGACATGTTATTCAGTCTAGAGGCCCTCTTTTGCCTTCCTACACTAGTTCTCCACTACTTGCCTATGTTGTTCAAGGTGAACAAAA GTTGATGATTTTATGGCATAATGAACTCGGGTTGCCCAAGACATTCCAATCATCTCAACAAACTCAACAGGGAATTAGAAGCAGCAGATTCCAAGATTGCCATCAAAGAATTGAGCAATTTAGACGAGGTGATATAATGGCATTTCCAGCAGGTGCTGCACATTGGGTCTATAATGAAGGAAATCAAGAAGTTGTTACTGTTGTTCTTGAAGATGCTTCTAACAATGCCAACCAATTAGACCAAAACGCAAGG AGGTTCTTTATTGTTGGAAACCCGCAACAaggacgacaacaacaacaagagaGGCAATACCGTGGCCCCATGAGAAGGGAGCAATGTCAATCTGGCAATGTTTTCAGTGGCTTTGATGTAGAAATTCTATGA